From the Ctenopharyngodon idella isolate HZGC_01 chromosome 3, HZGC01, whole genome shotgun sequence genome, one window contains:
- the nptx1l gene encoding neuronal pentraxin 1 like, which translates to MEAGARGMHWKLLILSCLLSDGMSQDFGQTQFICTSVPKDMDICAATLQNSVPGEDLKSTVMQLRETVLQQKETIMNQKETIRELTSKLTRCESQSASEPGDARVGGRRKETGTKNTMGDVSRGPTDTLAQLSQTLQSLKQRLENLEQFSRNNNSVQANSLKDLLQSKIDDLEKQVLSRVNGLEEGKPGMRNESEQRGRVESTLTSLHQRITDLEKGQKENRPLDKFQLTFPLRTNYMYAKVKKSLPEMYAFTVCMWLKSSASPGVGTPFSYAVPGQANELVLIEWGNNPMEMLINDKVAKLPFLINDGKWHHICITWTTRDGVWEAYQDGVMRGNGDSLAPYHPIKPQGVLILGQEQDTLGGGFDATQAFVGDMANFNIWDRKLSVGEIYNLATCSSKAQVGNVFSWLETSIEIYGGASKWTFEACRQLN; encoded by the exons ATGGAGGCTGGAGCGAGAGGGATGCACTGGAAACTTTTGATACTTTCTTGTCTTTTGTCGGACGGGATGAGCCAGGACTTCGGACAGACCCAGTTCATTTGCACGTCCGTGCCCAAGGATATGGACATATGCGCCGCCACACTGCAGAACAGCGTGCCCGGTGAGGATCTCAAGAGCACGGTCATGCAACTGCGAGAGACTGTGCTGCAACAGAAGGAAACAATCATGAACCAGAAAGAAACCATCAGGGAACTGACTTCCAAGCTGACGCGGTGTGAAAGTCAGAGCGCGTCCGAGCCTGGAGACGCGAGGGTCGGCGGACGACGGAAGGAAACGGGCACTAAGAACACAATGGGAGATGTGTCGAGGGGTCCGACGGACACACTGGCTCAACTCTCACAGACTTTACAGTCACTCAAACAGAGGCTTGAAAACCTGGAG CAATTTAGCCGGAATAACAACTCCGTCCAGGCGAACAGCTTGAAGGATCTTCTGCAGAGCAAAATCGACGACCTGGAGAAGCAGGTCTTGTCCCGTGTGAACGGTTTGGAGGAAGGAAAGCCCGGGATGCGCAACGAGAGCGAGCAGCGCGGGCGCGTGGAGTCCACTCTCACTTCACTGCACCAGAGAATAACCGACCTAGAAAAAG gTCAAAAGGAAAATAGACCACTGGATAAATTTCAGCTGACGTTCCCTCTGAGAACCAACTACATGTATGCTAAAGTCAAGAAGAGTCTGCCGGAGATGTATGCCTTCACCGTGTGCATGTGGCTCAAATCCAGCGCCTCTCCAGGAGTGGGGACGCCTTTCTCTTATGCAGTCCCTGGACAGGCCAATGAACTGGTTCTTATTGAGTGGGGAAACAACCCGATGGAAATGCTCATCAATGACAAG GTTGCTAAGCTACCTTTCCTGATCAATGATGGGAAATGGCATCATATTTGTATCACATGGACCACTCGAGATGGAGTGTGGGAAGCTTATCAGGATGGTGTAATGAGGGGAAATGGGGACAGTCTGGCCCCTTATCATCCAATCAAACCACAAGGGGTATTGATTCTGGGACAAGAGCAG GACACTCTCGGTGGAGGGTTTGATGCTACTCAAGCCTTTGTCGGTGACATGGCCAATTTCAACATTTGGGACCGAAAGCTGTCCGTGGGAGAGATTTATAATCTGGCCACATGCAGCAGCAAAGCACAAGTGGGGAACGTCTTCTCTTGGTTGGAAACCAGCATTGAGATCTACGGTGGGGCTTCAAAATGGACATTTGAGGCCTGTCGCCAACTGAACTAA